The Culex pipiens pallens isolate TS chromosome 2, TS_CPP_V2, whole genome shotgun sequence DNA window ttgagaatttttagaatttttgagaatttttgagaatttttgagaatttttgagaattttggagaattttggagaattttggagaatttttgagaatttttgagaattttttgagaattttttgagaattttacagaattcaattaatttttttttaaagattttggagaattttagataatttaataaaaaaaattagataatatTAGAGAACTTTATAGGATTTAAGAGAATTTAGGAGAATTCTCCATTTCAGAGAATTTTAGGGAAGTGTAGaggattttagaaaattgttgaaaattatagagaattttggagatttttagGAAACTTTAGAGAATTTCGAAGAATTTTAGAGAACTTTTGAGAgttttgtagaattttagatAATTGTAGAGACTTGTAGAAAAATTTTAAGAGGTGTAACGTTGATTccgttttttaatgaaatttttagaatttcagagatttttaaatttattttattttattcttgaAATGTCGAGAAACGataatattgaaatttgattttgtgtTCTCGTTCGCAGTCTACGGTTCACAAATGCAACGTGAGTTCGATAAACACCTTCACAGATCCGACTGCTGGCGGAGATTCTGGGGATTTGTTCCAAGCGGACGGTCTTCTAGTGGAGGCCACTCCGCTCAAGTCGATTCTCGAGGTGAAGATCGGTGGACGAGGAGAACTTCTGGCGGTACGCGAATCCGTTCAAGGGACGTGCCAGCTCGCTGCGCGACGCTGGAAATCAGCCAGACCGACGACCCAAGCACGCTGCACCGGTCTCAGCGCCTCTATCCGGGTGGCCCCGCCGCCGACGTCACCGAGCACGAGAAGGACCTGTACAATACCAAAAACATAGCTGCCGCGGTGCCGGCCATAAAGGCCACGCCACCTTCTTCTCCTACTGCTAACACCGGGACTCAGGTCATGGGGAGTAACATGCCAGTGGCGGCACCGACGGCCAGCGGTAACCTGCTGCCCCGCGGTCATCGAGGACGGCCAGATCAGAAAAAAACGACTCGTTCGAACCTTCACAAGTCAATGGCAAAACACATTTGATAGAATCGAAATCCCGTAGTAAACCACTCACACAATTGCTTTGATTTGGTCTTGaattatgaataaataaataaaaacattgaaacctcttctttttcttattttcatccaaaattttaaaagcaacggtcaattcaaaacagTAAATATTGTAGTGGCTGCGTGCTGCGTGCTTTTGGCAGGCATGCGTTACGGCGTTACGTTTGCGATATCGAAAATCACCGTTTGCGATATTGGAAGCAATGTTTCCTGCTGACGGGTGTAAACGGAGGTTTGCGATTGGTAGAGCAAATCGGAAGCAAAGTTTGCGATTCCGCaaaccggattttgttccgtgtacTTCAAATCCACCGGAATCTTTCCCCCCGGGAGAATCATAATCTTATTTCTAAATGATTATTGGCAATTTTCCTTTTAATTTATCACTTTCAAGAGGCTTCGCGCTGTGGAGATTTTCATCTGATTCCGACTCTAGTTGTGTGTGTGCTTTACTGATGGTCTCCAAAGATCAAGTGCCCAAGCTCCTTCAGGAGCTCAAAGTAGGAGTACAGGAGGGAGTGCTCTCCGGATAGAGTCCAACCCCTCGTCAAGCATGCTTTATATGGAAATTTCTTTTGATTTGAAGCGAATCTCTTGATGTTGGAAAAGTGCTGCTCCTTGTCGATTACGTTTTGAAGTAACGATTTTTTGTGCGCTCTCGAGAAAATCTGTGCTGGAGATTGAAATTGACtcggacgaagacgacgacgacgtcagaCTCATGCAAAATGTAAACGTCAGTTACTTACAGGCTATTATGTAATGGACAAGGGTGATTGAAAACTATGGGTGTCTTATCCCGTCAAGGACCGTCTCCCATTCATCCCATCGCTCCAAGACTCCATTGAGTATAtcataaaatatgatttattttatcTCCAGCATCGCTTCTTTTCAACCCCTGTTTGTTTATCGTGCCAAATTGACTTCGCCCGGGATAGAATAACATATTCATCTCGTTTCtttacttaacttttttttcttcttcactcTGAACGGGGCTCATCTCCTTCAAAACATTTGCCGGGGGGTTCATGTTGGTTGGAGGCGGGGGGTTGCCTCCTGTTTGCGCGCATATGAGGCCACGTTGACGCTTTTCCACCCCACCCCATTCGAACCCTCGTCTTTTGgtgggaaaaaaagaaaacaaagttTGTCTTGAACGCCTTTTCACACGCCAAGGACTTCTATTCGTCGCAGAGTGGACGCGTCCTCTCAGCGATgtgaaaagtcattttttcccACCCCAACCCCCAGAGCGCGTCCAAAGAAAACATCACCATTCATTGGGGCAGACGACCTCATCCCACGTGGGACGTTCTTTTGTGAATGAAGCTCACGCGTGTGAATGGTTGACGGGGATAAATGGCTCCGGGACAAGTTCCACGCTGGCAAAGTCTTTGAATCTGTGTGCACCTTACACCTTTTGGGCGCAGTTtggtcccgggcagacggtaataacaatattcatgccatttcaataacaaattctgttaaaataacagaaagtgttatggaatcttcctaaaaaatccatttttgcataagagttcaataacagtttatgttatcataacaaaatttgtttttggtttgatattggttgaaagccaaaacaactttggaataacattttttgttatggaagaatatcgccaactgttattgggatgatcggattagttgttaaaataacaaaaaataataacaaagatttgtttgaagaataactagaaatgttattagtctgttattacaataacaatccaataacaaaaaaatcataacgacgaataacaaatcttgttataaataacataaaatgttattggcctagtattttcaaatatcaaaaaatgttattcccacgttatttccgtctgctcggggtccTCTATTTTTGTCTGCAGCGAGCACACGAGATGGcacattttgtttgttttgggatTGGCGGTTTTAATGAATGTGGTCAGGAGACGGTGTAAGAGATCGATGCcagtgtgctctcttgtactaagcttgctaggATTCTTAACTTGATATTACAAGAGCACACATGGGGAACGAgatttggagttatttttcctgaatttgataaattaaaaaacattttgtatttCTATATTCGTTTGGCTGGACATTTAAGAGAATTTGGTAAAGGTTTGAGCGAATTCTgctcttttatttttgaagggctGTTTCTCGGCATTGTTTTGGTTTAGTTTGAGATATGCAATGATTCttgtgtaaaaatgtccggaaaACACGATGGTGATTGGATAAAAGGTATATAAATATacagaaaaaagtttaaagttaaattttggaatgttgaaaatttggtaggttgaatgtcacctatttttttagtaaaatttcataaaaaatgtgtaaaaatgtgaacctgataaatattcatcaaaaactgatgaaaattcatcattttctgtggtaaaattcatctttttttaGACACAGAagctgtcaccatttcctgatgaatattcattaccgtaatttttttctgtgtatgaagAATAGGTTAAAACCACGTTTTAAaccaatttcaattcagtttatttCTTTAGTTTATCGACTAACAGTAGTTTTGTAAGTGCAGTACAGAGTTTTGGGggatcctttcagctgtgtataAGGCATTTATCACAATGGATACAAATAAAGTTGGTTGTAAAGGAAACAGAAAACAGGAAAACAACTCGCAAAAAACCTGTCACTattgctggttttttttttaattcaattcagtttatttCTTTAGTTTATCGACTAACAGTAGTTTTGTAAGTGCAGTACAGAGTTTTGGGACGTTTTAAACCATTGACTGCAAGAAACAATAttgttaatttaatctaatcggtctttatcggtgaaatctgacgcaaattttagaagaaagataatgaaattttaggtggataGGTCGACTAGGAGTCATAGAAAAAGATATAAAGGAcggaaactaagtcagcgaagggccacttgaggaagtatgtgtgtgtgatcaagtcttttaGCCTTCTAATTTGGCTCTGTACAAGTACTGAGCGAAACACACAGTAAATGTACAGAGACAACTTATTCCTGCAGCGTCATCCATATGACTCCCGGACGGCCAAAAGCAATGATCGCACACCGCCTATACATACAACCGGAACTTTACTTTGGTTCTACCGATGACATTTATTGCGTTCGGATATTTCTGGGATGTGTCTTGAGCCTTGCTCTGGTAGCTTGGTATTTAAGACAAAGCCGTACTGCATTACCCTTGCGCTCCATAAATAGAACAGTTCTAATTTACATTTCTTTTAtctgaaaactttttattcCCATAACAATATGGGAATAGAAACAATATTGGAAGACATTTGAGGGTTGATATGTTATTTAAATgtattccttggacaatttcctataaaatgtaaccaggagaaattttgaaagttacgagtaaaagtataaaaagttttttcagaaaatcgttGAAAAAATGGCGGTGCCAAAgaaagagggatggtccaatcggcaccaaacttgggatttctgttaactatcgatagatgttCCAAGTTTGGTCTAAATCTGTGAAGGTTGAATCCAAAagttaaccaatattttttgttttgaatttaattcgatCAATTTAATAAGAAAGATGTTCAAaaaggtgagcaattctctacgaaatcggtcttttttcttcaattttaatttttgtattttttaatccggctgaaacttttttggtgccttcggtatgcccaaagaagccattttgcatcattagtttgtccatataattttccatacaaattcggcagctgtccatacaaaaatgatgtatgaaaattcaaaaatctgtatcttttgaaggaattttttgatcgatttggtgtcttcggcaaagttgtaggtatggatacggactacactggaaaaaataatacatggtaaaaaaaaatttggtgatttttttatttaactttttatcactaaaacttgatttacaaaaaaacactatttttaattttttttattttttgatatgttttagaagacataaaatgccaacttttcagaaatttccaggttgtgcaaaaaatcactgaccgagttatgaattttttaatcaatactgattttttcaaaaaatcgaaattttggtcgtaaaaatttttcaacttcatttttcgatgtaaaatcaaatttgcaatcaaaaagtactttactaaaattttgataaagtgcaccgttttcaagttatagccatatttaagtgacttttttgaaaatagtcgcagtttttcattttttaaattagtgcacatgtttgcccagttttgaaaaaaatatttttgaaaagctgagaaaattctctatattttgcttattcggactatgttgatacgacctttagttgctgagatattgcaatgcaaaggtttaaaaacaggaaaattgatgttttctaagtttcacccaaacaacccaccattttctatcgtcaatatctcagcaactaatggtccgattttcaatgttaatatatgaaacaattgtggcgtaatattgaatgtttggcctttgtgaaatgttagtcttgatttgaaaattccaaaaatatttttttcgaagagatcggaaaatttcacaaaaatcgaatgaccgaaatcctagagaactgctcaggtataaaatgaaaaatctttgATAAGCTGTCAATATCTTTTACTGAAAtgaatgaatttttattttggctgatttagTGAATTTATCAAGTTGATGAAGTTTATTTTTCAGTGCCGTTACGCAATGTTACAGAAAAcgagtttcaaaaatttgg harbors:
- the LOC120415711 gene encoding uncharacterized protein LOC120415711 isoform X3 produces the protein MGQAAKHKPIKHVIGRNAKRWTTPHLDIYGSQMQREFDKHLHRSDCWRRFWGFVPSGRSSSGGHSAQVDSRGEDRWTRRTSGGTRIRSRDVPARCATLEISQTDDPSTLHRSQRLYPGGPAADVTEHEKDLYNTKNIAAAVPAIKATPPSSPTANTGTQVMGSNMPVAAPTASGNLLPRGHRGRPDQKKTTRSNLHKSMAKHI
- the LOC120415711 gene encoding uncharacterized protein LOC120415711 isoform X1 translates to MGQAAKHKPIKHVIGRNAKRWTTPHLDSMSSGDKTAGLKSQIYGSQMQREFDKHLHRSDCWRRFWGFVPSGRSSSGGHSAQVDSRGEDRWTRRTSGGTRIRSRDVPARCATLEISQTDDPSTLHRSQRLYPGGPAADVTEHEKDLYNTKNIAAAVPAIKATPPSSPTANTGTQVMGSNMPVAAPTASGNLLPRGHRGRPDQKKTTRSNLHKSMAKHI
- the LOC120415711 gene encoding uncharacterized protein LOC120415711 isoform X2, translated to MGQAAKHKPIKHVIGRNAKRWTTPHLDSMSSGDKTAVYGSQMQREFDKHLHRSDCWRRFWGFVPSGRSSSGGHSAQVDSRGEDRWTRRTSGGTRIRSRDVPARCATLEISQTDDPSTLHRSQRLYPGGPAADVTEHEKDLYNTKNIAAAVPAIKATPPSSPTANTGTQVMGSNMPVAAPTASGNLLPRGHRGRPDQKKTTRSNLHKSMAKHI